In the Neomonachus schauinslandi chromosome 13, ASM220157v2, whole genome shotgun sequence genome, one interval contains:
- the LCN8 gene encoding epididymal-specific lipocalin-8: MEAGMLSAILGIVMVQGGTAIQDLDLQKIVGFWREVGVASSQNLALKTPKRLEALFLTLNGHELIVKAAYNSSGSCETEKIVSSEIDVSGTFVFPGHREIHVIDTDYEQFAILRLSLHWQGKDYHVLKYFTRSLEDEYGPGFWRFREMTADMGLYLVARHGRCAKLLKEVSLALGCAESPKLSLPT, from the exons ATGGAGGCTGGGATGCTGAGTGCCATCCTGGGCATCGTCATGGTGCAGGGGGGCACAGCCATACAGGACCTGGATCTGCAGAAG ATTGTAGGATTCTGGCGGGAAGTTGGTGTGGCCTCCAGCCAAAACCTGGCACTGAAGACCCCAAAGAGGCTGGaagccttgttcctgaccttgaATGGACATGAGCTGATTGTGAAGGCTGCATATAACAG CTCAGGAAGTTGTGAGACAGAAAAAATAGTGAGCTCAGAAATAGATGTTTCGGGGACATTCGTTTTTCCTG GCCACAGGGAGATCCACGTGATAGACACGGACTATGAACAGTTTGCCATTTTGAGGCTGTCCCTCCACTGGCAAGGCAAGGACTACCATGTGCTCAAGTATTTCA CTCGGAGCCTGGAGGACGAGTATGGGCCAGGCTTCTGGAGATTCCGGGAGATGACAGCAGACATGGGGCTTTACCTGGTGGCCCGGCATG GGAGATGCGCCAAGCTCCTGAAGGAGGTGAGCCTTGCCCTGGGCTGCGCTGAGTCCCCCAAGCTGAGTCTTCCGACCTGA
- the LCN6 gene encoding epididymal-specific lipocalin-6 has translation MRAVLRAVLLALLSVPRTQAVWLGRLDPKQLLGSWYVLAVASGEKGFALEKATKNIEGVMVTLTPENNLKMLSSRHRLERCDVNVVELLRQSSGWVFENPSLGVLDYRVLGTNFRDYAIVFTQLEFKDEAFNTVELYSRTELASQEALRLFARWSKGLGFLSQQQATLQPDPTCAHKAF, from the exons ATGCGGGCTGTCCTGCGGGCTGTCCTgctggctctgctctcagtgcctAGGACCCAGGCAGTGTGGCTGGGGAGGCTGGACCCTAAGCAG CTGCTGGGGTCCTGGTATGTTCTTGCCGTGGCCTCAGGTGAGAAGGGCTTTGCGCTGGAGAAGGCCACGAAGAACATCGAGGGCGTCATGGTGACCCTTACTCcagaaaacaacctgaaaatGCTGTCCTCCAGGCACAG GCTGGAGAGGTGTGACGTGAACGTGGTGGAGCTGCTGAGACAGAGCTCTGGATGGGTGTTTGAGAACCCCT CCCTGGGCGTGCTGGACTACCGGGTGCTGGGCACCAACTTCAGGGACTACGCCATTGTGTTCACCCAGCTGGAGTTCAAGGACGAGGCGTTCAACACCGTGGAGCTGTATA GCCGGACGGAGCTGGCCAGCCAGGAGGCCCTGCGCCTCTTTGCTAGGTGGAGCAAGGGCCTGGGCTTCCTGTCTCAGCAACAGGCCACACTGCAGCCGGACC CCACCTGTGCTCACAAGGCTTTCTAG
- the LCN15 gene encoding lipocalin-15 produces MKCVLLGQVLVLLWVSVAWAEVLVQPDFDAKKFSGLWYVASMVSDCKVFLGKKDHLLMSTRAIKAMAGGNLSVHMEFPRADGCHQVDAEYLRVGSEGHFRVPALGYLDVRIVDTDYSSFAVVYIYKELEGALSTMVQLYSRTQEASPQAVKIFRDFYPTVGLPDDMMVMLPKSDMCFSGDKEAP; encoded by the exons ATGAAGTGCGTCCTGCTGGGCCAGGTCCTGGTGCTGCTCTGGGTGTCCGTGGCTTGGGCTGAGGTCCTGGTGCAGCCCGATTTTGATGCTAAGAAG TTCTCAGGCCTCTGGTACGTGGCCTCCATGGTCTCCGACTGCAAGGTCTTCCTGGGCAAGAAGGACCACCTGCTGATGTCCACCAGGGCCATCAAGGCCATGGCGGGGGGCAATCTCAGTGTCCACATGGAGTTCCCTCG GGCTGATGGCTGTCACCAGGTGGATGCTGAGTACCTGAGGGTGGGCTCTGAGGGCCACTTCAGAGTCCCAG CCCTGGGCTACCTGGACGTGCGCATCGTGGACACAGACTATAGCTCCTTCGCCGTGGTCTATATCTACAAGGAGCTGGAGGGAGCGCTCAGCACCATGGTGCAGCTCTACA gccGGACCCAGGAAGCAAGTCCCCAAGCTGTGAAGATCTTCCGGGACTTCTACCCCACCGTGGGGCTCCCGGACGACATGATGGTCATGCTGCCCAAGTCAG ATATGTGCTTCTCTGGGGACAAGGAGGCTCCCTGA
- the LCN10 gene encoding epididymal-specific lipocalin-10, whose translation MGPGRLTCVLVLAFMLAMGSRPQEQLPRESHNLNWNKFSGFWYILAVASEGRRFLPGRDRRKLGASMVEVHKVGQLKVVLAFSRSQGCQSHTLILRKDRKKAMFRNTCAYEAAPRFSSGPVKGVEGFHVLSTDYSYGVVYVRLGRAGRTSKTLLLFSRQNTSSFPSMKQFVDICEILELADGVTVLPKDARLPPAPMVPDVLRKSFTYSPNISKHL comes from the exons ATGGGACCAGGGAGGCTGACGTGCGTGCTGGTCTTGGCGTTTATGCTGGCTATGGGGTCCCGGCCACAGGAACAGCTACCCAGGGAGTCCCACAACCTCAACTGGAACAAG TTTTCAGGGTTCTGGTACATTCTGGCTGTCGCCTCTGAGGGCCGGAGATTCTTGCCAGGCAGAGACAGGAGGAAGCTGGGGGCATCCATGGTGGAGGTCCACAAAGTGGGCCAGCTGAAGGTGGTCCTTGCCTTCAGCCG GTCACAGGGGTGCCAGTCACACACGTTAATTCTGCGGAAAGATAGGAAAAAGGCGATGTTCAGGAATACTTGTGCGTATGAAG CGGCCCCACGCTTCTCTTCCGGTCCAGTGAAGGGGGTAGAGGGCTTCCATGTGCTGTCCACCGACTACAGCTACGGCGTGGTCTACGTGCGCCTGGGCCGGGCTGGCCGGACCTCCAAGACCCTGCTGCTCTTCA GCAGGCAGAACACGTCCAGCTTCCCGAGCATGAAACAATTCGTAGACATATGTGAGATTTTGGAGCTCGCAGACGGTGTGACTGTTCTCCCGAAAGACG CGCGTCTGCCGCCAGCCCCCATGGTCCCTGACGTCCTCAGGAAGTCGTTCACTTATTCGCCCAACATTTCTAAGCACCTGTGA